The Solanum lycopersicum chromosome 8, SLM_r2.1 DNA segment GCAGGTCAATTTCAGTTTCAGCACAAGTAAACTCAACAAGAAAGATAGAATGATTCCATTTGGTACTTACAAGGACTACAATTTGAACATCCAATTCGATAAACTTGTGAATTGCAGCAACAAGAATATCTGAACCTTTCTGCTCCTCAAGTCTGCCGATGAAGCCAATCAAGGGGATCTTCTTGTCAACAGGCAAGCCAACTGCTGCTTGAAGAGCCTCCTTTAGTAAAGGTTTTGCGTCCATGACCTGTATGGAGATTTTGATCAGCAAGAAACTCTTTAATTTcataaacatacaaaataatttagtaTATACTGGAGTGGGGAAAAATCTTATCTTACAGTGGTTATATCGTATTTGACATCTGTGTATTTGTCAGTCGCTGGGTTCCACTCTTGTGTATCCATGCCATTCACAATCCCAGTTATGCAAGTCTTACGAAGGACACTGTCCAATTCAACACCCTTGTCAACAGCAGAGACAAGTTCTTGGGCATAGTATGGGCTTACTGTAACCACCCTATGTGATTCTAATATCCCAGCCTTCATCCAGTTGATTTTCCTACCCTTAACAGGTTTCTCATATCTGCAAAATTTTAAGAACTGAATTTACTAGCATCAAAAGTTGGTGGTCTGATTTCAAGCATTAAATACATACCCATCAATGAAATCAAAAGAACCCCTGAATTCATCAGGAAGATTGAGAAGAGGGAAGTCAGAGAAAGAAAATCTGCCTTGGTAGGCAATGTTATGGATGCAGAAAGCGACCTGGAGGCAATGTgaaatttatcatatattaataCAACCTTACTGATATGAAGGGTAAAGTGCAATCAAGtgtatacaaataaattttacctTGGCATTCAAATAGATTCCTCTGGACTGGTACATTGACTTTAAGTAGCAGGGAATTAGAGCTGTGTGCCAATCATTGGCAATGAAGAGAACATCCTCTCCTGCAGGAATAGGCGTTGATTACCTACAATGATATACTATGGTTGCTAGTGAAACTAGGATGTGTTACCATATGGTCCTGAGAAGTAGTTGCTACTGTTCAAATTCAAAACTCTAGGTGCCTCTAGGGCTGCCTGAGAAAATAAGGTTGAGAAAACGATTAAAGACAAAAAGTAAAATGCCACATAAAATTCCAAGACAACAGTATAACAAGTAACTTACTTGACACAACAAGCTGAACCTAAGTTCATTGTCCAGATAATCCAGTCCAGCTTTGGGGCCGTAGATTTTTGAACCAGTTTTGCCCCAAACCTTAAAAGCACCAGTAGAGTTAAAAGATGTTCAAAATgtattcataatcataatatgcTTGCTTACTTTCTCCAAGAACATTGGGTGGTCAACAAAAACACGATCAACCCCACGTTTATAGCAGTGAAAGAAGCGAACAATTTCAATGCTGTCTCCAACTTTGACCTGCAGATAAACATTGTTGAATATATATTGTTGTATGTATGAAAAGTatatataggaaggagtacctCAAGGGCAACGCTAGTATCCCAAGCATCTTTGTATTGGTCATAACGGGGGGATATTGTCATTACCCGATGTCCGCGGGCCTAAAATGATAATGAAGCTGTAATTGGTGCATTAGAAACAAAAGAATGAATCATGAGTAGGTAAGACTTACTGCAAGGGCTGGTGGTAGTCCACCAAGAACATCACCTAGTCCACCAGTTTTGCTCCAAGGACCAACCTCAGTACCCACAAAGATCAAGTTCATTCCCTTTCCACAAACAATGGTAGCTGACTTGGTGGATCTCATCTTGGGTGTTACCTTAGTATTAGTTCTTGATTGGAGCCCATCAAGCTTGTTAACAGCCCTTAACCCATTGTGTGTCAGAGTATGGTTCCTGAGTCCTATCTGTGACAAGGTTGATTTGGTGTCTAGTGAAGTTTGGACATTTGAGCTTCTTGACACAAAGTGTGAAGCTGTGATGCTTGCCATGTGTGGTCGAAATCTATAAATAAATACCTACAGATGgatgaacaaaaacaaaaacaaaacaaaacatgcatttattattatcattacaataacataaaaaattcataatagaATGATCAGAAAGCTCTAGTTACCAGTTGAGGAGACGCTGTGTGTGTGAGTGAGGTGCCTTATTTGTAGCAGGTTTCAGTGACACGTGTCAATTGAATAGCGGGTGGCTATCCCTAAGCGGAAGGCAACTGTGGACACTGTATTATAGGGAAATAAATGCTCATGGATGGGCCCGGGCCTTCACGGCTGGACTTCAACTTGGGCCTGGCAATGGGCCCCTCCGTCCGCTTGGTGGTATATGCTCTTCTCTTCTGTCTCCTAGTATATCTAAAACTAAACAACTCCttgacaaataatatatatagaattttCTATTTGTAACGCCCATATTAAGATTGAGGTTTGTTATGGATTTCTCATTCTCTGAGCGTCCCTGTTACTTAAATAAGGGATCAGCACAACAAGTTTCCATGATAACAAACAGGTTATATGCATAATTCTCTTATTTaaacataacatttatatttgGGAAAACAAATATTATTCTCATTCCTCTcttctatatttatttgaagAACCCTTCATTTACCGGCTGGTGCATTGGGGCGCAAGGATTAAGGTCAGCGCTTCCATGCAGaagaaacacaaatatatatccAAGGTTAATTAATTGCTGCTCACAACTATATATTCAGCCAACAACTATATAGTATATTAAATAGAATTGCATTGCAAACAGTTCAAGTGATTCTATGATTGAAAGTTTTTTAGAGCTTCCACTTCAACAAAGTAGACCAATATCCAGGATTAATTGACCCGATACAAGCATATATGAGGCATGCCTATCATATCGGCACTTGACTCGGGAGGCTGAGTATAATGAAAAGGCCatcccatttttttttttttaaaaaaaaattattttatgataccGGTAATT contains these protein-coding regions:
- the GBSS1 gene encoding granule-bound starch synthase 1; its protein translation is MASITASHFVSRSSNVQTSLDTKSTLSQIGLRNHTLTHNGLRAVNKLDGLQSRTNTKVTPKMRSTKSATIVCGKGMNLIFVGTEVGPWSKTGGLGDVLGGLPPALAARGHRVMTISPRYDQYKDAWDTSVALEVKVGDSIEIVRFFHCYKRGVDRVFVDHPMFLEKVWGKTGSKIYGPKAGLDYLDNELRFSLLCQAALEAPRVLNLNSSNYFSGPYGEDVLFIANDWHTALIPCYLKSMYQSRGIYLNAKVAFCIHNIAYQGRFSFSDFPLLNLPDEFRGSFDFIDGYEKPVKGRKINWMKAGILESHRVVTVSPYYAQELVSAVDKGVELDSVLRKTCITGIVNGMDTQEWNPATDKYTDVKYDITTVMDAKPLLKEALQAAVGLPVDKKIPLIGFIGRLEEQKGSDILVAAIHKFIELDVQIVVLGTGKKEFEQEIEQLEVLYPNKAKGVAKFNVPLAHMITAGADFMLVPSRFEPCGLIQLHAMRYGTVPICASTGGLVDTVKEGYTGFHMGAFNVECDVVDPDDVLKIVTTVSRALAVYGTLAFAEMIKNCMSEELSWKEPAKKWETLLLGLGASGSEPGVEGEEIAPLAKENVATP